In one Neobacillus sp. WH10 genomic region, the following are encoded:
- a CDS encoding MDR family MFS transporter: MGKNRYVFWGLVITTLISALDANIMQTASPTIVKQLGGTELFAWIFVVYMLASTVTVPLYGKLSDMYGRKKLLMIAVGLFTIGSILCGIANSMVMLIVFRGIQGLGAGGMIPLSMIIVGDLFTIEKRGKIQAVFSTIWAISSIVGPVLGSFFVEALTWRWIFFINIPIGIATVLCLIPYQEKLEFKKTYIDYKGFFVFGISITLLLLATNVGNPFWYLMIGFIGLIVFVLVERKEEHPFLPVSLFKNRGILMTNLFMLFYCLSFFGTSNFIPLFLQEGNDMSIYKSGLILLSIAIGWMFGSTPAGKWIIRFGYNILFIIGSFITTVSGLGLYLFIQDISYVGLFLILTVQGFAFGLLFAVGTIASQEFAESHIKGMSTSLQIFLRNIGTSIGVTIMGLLINHAANVVIGMKNVFLYALCMSLITVVLSFLIPVKTAGSLSKDHTK, from the coding sequence ATGGGAAAAAATAGATATGTATTTTGGGGGCTTGTGATCACAACCCTCATTTCGGCGCTTGATGCCAACATTATGCAAACGGCTAGTCCTACCATTGTTAAACAACTTGGCGGCACGGAGTTGTTTGCTTGGATTTTTGTTGTTTACATGTTAGCAAGTACTGTTACAGTTCCACTGTACGGAAAATTATCGGATATGTATGGCCGGAAAAAGCTATTAATGATTGCAGTTGGCCTTTTTACGATCGGCTCGATTCTTTGCGGTATAGCGAATTCCATGGTAATGCTGATTGTATTTAGAGGGATTCAAGGCCTTGGAGCCGGAGGAATGATCCCACTCTCGATGATTATCGTTGGAGATTTGTTTACGATTGAAAAACGCGGGAAAATCCAAGCGGTTTTTAGCACCATTTGGGCCATTTCCTCTATTGTGGGTCCCGTTTTGGGTTCTTTTTTTGTTGAAGCCTTGACATGGAGATGGATTTTCTTTATCAATATTCCAATAGGTATAGCCACCGTGCTATGTTTGATTCCCTATCAGGAAAAATTGGAATTTAAAAAGACTTATATCGACTATAAAGGATTCTTCGTATTCGGAATTTCGATTACACTTTTGTTACTGGCCACAAACGTTGGAAATCCTTTTTGGTACCTTATGATTGGTTTTATCGGTTTGATTGTTTTTGTATTGGTCGAAAGGAAGGAAGAGCATCCGTTTCTTCCTGTTTCCCTTTTTAAAAATAGAGGCATACTTATGACCAATCTTTTCATGTTATTTTACTGTCTATCCTTTTTTGGTACATCGAACTTTATTCCATTATTCTTGCAAGAAGGCAACGATATGAGTATATATAAAAGCGGGCTGATTCTATTAAGTATTGCAATCGGCTGGATGTTTGGAAGTACACCGGCAGGGAAATGGATCATACGCTTTGGCTACAATATCTTATTTATCATCGGCAGCTTTATTACTACTGTTTCAGGATTAGGACTCTATTTATTCATTCAGGATATTTCCTATGTTGGATTGTTTCTGATTTTGACCGTTCAGGGTTTTGCCTTTGGTTTATTATTTGCCGTGGGAACAATTGCTTCTCAAGAATTTGCCGAATCACATATAAAGGGTATGTCGACATCACTGCAAATCTTTTTAAGAAACATTGGAACATCTATTGGCGTTACCATCATGGGTTTACTCATTAATCATGCGGCAAACGTTGTCATCGGGATGAAGAACGTGTTTCTTTATGCTCTTTGTATGAGTCTTATAACCGTTGTGTTAAGCTTTCTAATCCCGGTTAAAACAGCTGGATCTTTAAGTAAAGACCACACCAAATAA